Proteins encoded by one window of Salvia splendens isolate huo1 chromosome 5, SspV2, whole genome shotgun sequence:
- the LOC121803179 gene encoding uncharacterized protein LOC121803179, with product MNRRAIASIKFRLRNEEYELPMGELKAIYGTTTDEFDMPWQFRNSSFWNEITLKTDGFKANRAKSSMIRNPVLRMIQKACISHPFARTEMGSIQKDELFLLWCLVHGRRMNMVHFMVKNVERASRRTVGTICCGVIVGAIVRHLRVNTRGFQQDLGPTLLDFEALRRSHDIGVSLSRKAYFLQRAKDHFPLPDPINTYIRGSTDKRNWQMNSPVHQAIVAAHPTDRFHDMSPDPHAHIEHAKFSEQLMVEQQEDGAEAEEENEEEAGEDIPPYGGDEAGTSSQRRRSRREREEEDYASLNERLTWMELRQEEYWAQNDARLTQYETRNEARWNQFETNWNQFTEFNTEQWANINARFDEFRGQWQHPPPPPQ from the coding sequence ATGAATAGAAGGGCGATCGCATCGATCAAGTTCCGCCTAAGGAACGAGGAATATGAGCTGCCTATGGGGGAGTTGAAGGCCATTTATGGGACTACAACGGATGAGTTTGACATGCCTTGGCAGTTCCGGAATAGCTCATTTTGGAACGAGATCACCCTTAAGACTGATGGGTTCAAGGCCAACCGGGCTAAGAGCTCCATGATCCGCAACCCAGTCCTCCGCATGATCCAGAAGGCGTGCATTAGTCACCCTTTTGCCCGAACTGAAATGGGAAGCATCCAAAAAGATGAATTATTTCTACTATGGTGCCTCGTCCATGGGAGGCGAATGAACATGGTCCACTTCATGGTCAAGAATGTGGAGAGAGCCTCCAGGAGGACTGTGGGCACCATTTGCTGTGGAGTTATAGTGGGTGCAATCGTGCGCCATTTGAGGGTCAACACAAGGGGCTTCCAACAGGATCTTGGGCCCACCCTGCTAGACTTTGAGGCCCTCCGGAGATCTCATGACATTGGAGTGTCGTTGAGTCGCAAAGCCTACTTCCTCCAAAGAgcgaaggatcacttccctcttcCAGACCCTATTAATACATACATCAGGGGGTCTACTGATAAGAGGAATTGGCAGATGAACTCCCCCGTCCACCAAGCCATTGTGGCCGCCCACCCGACTGACAGGTTTCATGATATGAGCCCGGACCCGCACGCTCACATTGAGCATGCGAAGTTTTCAGAGCAATTGATGGTGGAGCAGCAGGAAGACGGAGCGGAAGCTGAGGAAGAGAATGAGGAGGAGGCCGGAGAAGATATCCCACCGTATGGAGGCGATGAGGCAGGGACGAGTTCTCAAAGAAGACGAAGCCGCCGAGAGCGCGAAGAGGAGGACTACGCTTCCCTCAATGAGAGGTTGACATGGATGGAGCTTAGGCAGGAGGAATATTGGGCCCAGAATGATGCGCGGCTGACCCAGTATGAGACCCGGAATGAAGCGCGATGGAACCAGTTCGAGACCAACTGGAACCAATTCACTGAGTTCAACACTGAACAATGGGCCAACATCAATGCCCGATTCGATGAATTCCGTGGCCAGTGGCAGcatccgcctcctcctccgcagTGA
- the LOC121804142 gene encoding uncharacterized protein LOC121804142, giving the protein MISLRDVCGSFESPIVISDDVLDESNRSIVNESSFDSSNLNEDGEFWDIGDPSYMCSHCGAIFWYEERLGKPSKPTNPRYSGCRMNGNIEIPKLTSPPDVLHQLMFSNDAKSSHYLKNIRSYNSMFGFTSMGGKVDNSVNTGGGPPIFRLHGQNYHLIGSLLPLDGCEPKFAQLYVYDTDNEINYRITSVRQRDAVNNLHSEIVSDLQHMLDEENVLVKSFRMAKEKIGHENQPNVSLRLLGKRGRDGRTHNLPSVSEVAMLVVGDFDEALGDRDIVVVKKSGQLQRISELHPSYLPLQYPLLFPYGEDGYKEDIGFSRNSSSSSTHRKSISPKEFFAFRLHERTSEYSILLFGRRLFQQFVVDAYTMIETGRLTFVRTHQKRLRAELYSGLAEAVLRGETDGSRHGKRIILPSSFVGGARYMVQNYQDAMAIYDRPDIIRRIFKVKLDNLIRDLKSKKVFGAVKAVVYTVEFQKRGLPHAHILLFLSNEDKHPKPQRIDEIISAELPDQVTDPHYHEYVKEFMTHGPCGVVRKSSPCMLNGRCSKYFPKKYLAATNIDDDGYPAYRRRDNGRVVMKDGVPLDNRYVVPHNRFLLMKYSGHVNVEWCNQSQSIKYLFKYINKGYDRVTTSFFQSGADGAERCIDEVSLYYDCRYISSCEAAWRIFGFEIQYKDPPVERLSFHLPEQQHVIFDEADDLETVLNRKTIHESKFLAWMEANKIYSQGRDLTYGEFPTKFVWKKNHWEPRKQRYSIGRLFYVAPGSGDMYYLRCLLNIVKGASSYEDITCVNGVQYDTFRDACFALGLLDDDKEYVDGIVEASFWASAHSLRLLFVSLLTSESISRPDFVWRSCWKYLSEDVLYNRRKLTNYPGMILSDDEIQNFALAEIEKLLQNLGKTLRDFHGLPYPDNQYFESSENRLIIDELCYDRECLAREYLEFISKFTDEQLCVHDTIMSSVHSNDGGIFFVYGYGGTGKTFIWRSLSAGIRSKGDIVLNVASSGIASLLLPGGRTAHSRFKIPINVNEDSMCNIKPGGALAELIVRAKLIIWDEAPMIHKHCIEAVDRTLRDIMRVCNEVNSNKPFGGKTVVFGGDFRQILPVVPKGSRQDVVNATINSSYLWKSCTVLRLTKNMRLLNVENVDEASKLKEFSSWVASIGDGVIGGPNDGEVCIQLPRDIVLSNSGDPLRTIVSYVYPSYMNPEELISCLHGRAILAPTLEVVDEVNQFMISLDQSQGRVYFSSDSISNSDSTSNDLAEIQSVEFLNNLKCSGTPNHELLLKVGTPVMLLRNIDMSNGLCNGTRLIITRLGDYVLEGQFQRRQFPLAVSYAMTINKSQGQSLSHVGLFLRKPVFNHGQLYVAISRVTSREGLKILVCKDEEDEGNGDSTVNIVYKEVFQNL; this is encoded by the exons ATGATTAGTTTAC GTGATGTGTGTGGATCATTTGAAAGTCCTATTGTTATAAGTGATGATGTTCTTGATGAAAGCAATCGGTCTATTGTCAATGAGAGCTCTTTCGATTCATCCAATTTAAATGAAGATGgag aatTTTGGGATATTGGTGATCCTTCGTATATGTGTTCACATTGTGGGGCAATATTTTGGTATGAGGAACGTCTTGGCAAACCAAGTAAGCCTACTAATCCAAGATATTCGGGTTGCCGTATGAATGGAAACATTGAGATTCCTAAATTGACTTCTCCACCTGACGTTTTGCACCAATTAATGTTCTCTAATGACGCCAAAAGTAGTcactatttgaaaaatattcgTTCATATAATTCGATGTTTGGGTTTACCTCCATGGGAGGTAAAGTTGATAATAGTGTGAACACCGGTGGTGGTCCTCCTATATTTCGTTTACACGGGCAAAATTACCACTTAATTGGCAGTTTACTACCATTAGATGGTTGCGAACCGAAGTTTGCCCAGTTATATGTGTATGATACGGACAATGAGATCAATTACAGAATAACGTCCGTGAG GCAAAGGGATGCTGTGAATAATCTTCATTCAGAGATTGTTAGTGATTTGCAAcatatgttggatgaagaaaatgtgttagtaaaGTCTTTTCGTATGGCCAAAGAAAAGATTGGGCATGAAAATCAACCCAATGTAAGTTTGAGGTTGCTTGGTAAGAGAGGTAGGGATGGAAGAACTCATAACCTACCTTCTGTTTCTGAGGTTGCTATGCTTGTCGTTGGGgattttgatgaagctttgggtGACAGAGATATTGTTGTTGTAAAGAAGTCAGGGCAGTTGCAGCGCATTAGTGAACTGCATCCTTCTTATCTTCCACTTCAGTATCCACTTTTGTTTCCTTACGGGGAGGATGGTTATAAAGAAGATATTGGATTTTCTAGaaattcttcttcttcgtcgACCCATAGGAAAAGTATTAGTCCTAAAGAATTTTTTGCGTTTCGCTTACATGAAAGAACTTCTGAGTATTCTATTCTTTTATTTGGAAGGAGATTGTTTCAACAGTTTGTCGTTGATGCCTATACGATGATTGAGACCGGTCGTCTTACTTTTGTACGAACCCATCAGAAAAGGTTGCGGGCTGAATTGTATAGTGGTTTAGCGGAAGCTGTTCTTCGTGGTGAGACGGATGGTTCAAGGCATGGGAAACGAATTATCTTGCCTTCCAGTTTTGTTGGTGGAGCTCGATATATGGTTcagaattatcaagatgctatgGCGATCT ATGATCGTCCAGATATTATTCGTAGGATCTTTAAAGTCAAGTTGGATAATTTGATAAGAGATCTTAAGAGTAAAAAAGTATTTGGAGCTGTGAAAGCAG TTGTGTACACGGTTGAGTTTCAGAAACGTGGATTGCCTCATGCccatattttgttgtttttaagCAATGAGGACAAACATCCTAAGCCTCAACGCATTGATGAGATAATTTCAGCTGAACTTCCCGACCAAGTAACTGATCCTCACTATCATGAGTATGTTAAAGAATTCATGACGCATGGGCCGTGTGGTGTTGTTCGAAAATCATCTCCTTGCATGCTCAACGGACGTTGCTCGAAATATTTTCCCAAGAAATATCTCGCGGCCACAAACATTGATGATGATGGCTATCCTGCTTATAGACGTAGAGATAATGGTCGTGTTGTTATGAAGGATGGTGTGCCCTTAGATAATAGATATGTTGTTCCACACAATCGTTTTCTTCTTATGAAGTATAGCGGTCATGTCAACGTTGAGTGGTGCAATCAGTCGCAATCTATTAAGTATTTGTTTAAGTATATAAATAAGGGTTATGACCGTGTGACAACTTCTTTTTTCCAATCTGGTGCGGATGGTGCTGAACGATGTATTGATGAAGTAAGTTTGTACTACGATTGTAGGTATATATCGTCTTGTGAAGCTGCTTGGAGAATATTTGGATTTGAAATTCAATACAAGGATCCTCCTGTTGAAAGATTGAGTTTTCATCTTCCAGAGCAACAACATGTTATTTTTGATGAAGCTGATGACTTGGAAACTGTTTTGAATCGTAAGACAATTCATGAAAGTAAGTTCTTGGCTTGGATGGAAGCAAATAAGATATATTCCCAAGGTAGGGATCTCACTTATGGTGAATTTCCGACGAAGTTTGTATGGAAGAAGAATCACTGGGAACCTAGGAAACAAAGATATTCGATTGGAAGGTTGTTTTATGTTGCTCCTGGTTCTGGTGATATGTATTATCTCAGATGTTTGTTGAATATTGTTAAAGGAGCTTCTTCATATGAAGACATCACATGTGTTAATGGTGTTCAGTATGATACATTTAGAGATGCTTGCTTTGCTTTAGGATTGTTGGATGATGATAAGGAATATGTTGATGGAATTGTAGAGGCTTCTTTTTGGGCCTCAGCTCACTCTTTGAGATTGCTCTTTGTGAGTTTGTTAACATCGGAATCTATTTCACGCCCGGACTTTGTTTGGCGAAGTTGTTGGAAATATTTGTCTGAAGATGTTCTTTATAACCGCCGGAAATTAACAAATTATCCTG GTATGATCTTGAGTGATGATGAAATTCAGAATTTTGCATTGGCAGAGATTGAGAAATTGTTGCAGAATCTTGGCAAAACTTTGCGTGATTTCCATGGTTTGCCGTATCCTGATAATCAGTATTTTGAATCAAGTGAAAATAGACTGATTATTGATGAGTTGTGTTATGATCGTGAATGTTTAGCAAGGGAATATTTGGAATTTATCTCCAAATTCACTGATGAACAACTTTGTGTGCATGACACTATAATGTCGTCTGTGCATTCTAATGATGGaggaatattttttgtttatggcTATGGAGGTACTGGGAAAACGTTCATTTGGAGATCATTGTCTGCAGGGATTCGTTCGAAGGGCGATATTGTTTTAAATGTAGCGTCCAGTGGCATAGCTTCTTTATTATTGCCTGGTGGTAGAACAGCTCATTCTCGGTTTAAAATTCCCATTAATGTGAATGAAGATTCTATGTGCAATATTAAACCAGGCGGTGCACTTGCTGAGTTGATTGTGAGAGCTAAGCTTATTATATGGGATGAAGCTCCGATGATTCATAAACATTGCATAGAAGCCGTGGATAGAACTTTAAGAGATATTATGCGTGTATGCAATGAGGTAAATAGTAACAAACCGTTTGGTGGTAAAACTGTTGTTTTTGGTGGTGACTTTAGACAAATCTTACCAGTTGTTCCTAAAGGCAGTCGTCAAGATGTTGTGAATGCTACCATTAACTCATCTTATCTTTGGAAGAGTTGCACAGTTTTAAGGCTGACCAAAAATATGAGGCTTTTGAATGTTGAAAATGTTGATGAAGCCTCTAAATTAAAGGAATTTTCCTCTTGGGTTGCTTCTATTGGAGATGGTGTTATTGGTGGTCCAAATGATGGTGAAGTGTGTATTCAACTTCCTAGAGACATTGTTTTGTCAAATTCTGGTGATCCTCTTAGAACCATTGTTTCATATGTCTATCCTTCTTACATGAATCCTGAAGAATTGATTAGTTGTTTGCATGGTCGTGCTATACTTGCTCCTACTTTGGAGGTAGTTGACGAGGTTAACCAATTCATGATTTCTTTGGATCAGTCTCAAGGTCGAGTTTACTTTAGTTCTGATAGTATTTCAAACTCTGACTCCACATCAAATGATCTTGCTGAGATACAGTCTGTTGAGTTTTTAAATAATTTGAAGTGTTCTGGTACACCTAACCATGAATTGTTGCTGAAAGTTGGTACTCCTGTGATGTTGTTGAGGAACATAGACATGTCAAACGGGTTGTGTAATGGCACAAGATTGATAATTACACGATTAGGTGATTATGTGTTAGAGGGACAG TTCCAAAGAAGACAATTTCCTTTGGCTGTGtcgtatgcaatgaccattaacaagagtCAGGGTCAATCACTCTctcatgttggattatttttgaGAAAACCTGTTTTCAATCATGGACAGCTGTATGTTGCTATATCAAGAGTCACAAGTCGTGAAGGTTTGAAGATTTTGGTGTGtaaagatgaagaagatgaaggcaATGGTGATTCTACTGTTAACATTGTTTAtaaagaagtttttcaaaacttatga
- the LOC121801968 gene encoding uncharacterized protein LOC121801968 → MRIRDDSSFLQQGSVIQGGQRLGGEYDDLQVKSLEDLSCLEEGSCWVFGKIESVECHYGEWYFLACKTCVKKVREVDNKFNCSGCTKTHSYAVKRFKFVVNVVDHTSNASLLLWDREGSQLLGRNVTDFVGNGGQVCILKH, encoded by the exons ATGAG aaTAAGAGATGATAGCAGTTTTCTTCAGCAAGGTTCTGTCATTCAAGGAGGACAAAGGCTTGGTGGTGAATATGATGATCTACAAGTGAAGTCCCTTGAGGATTTGTCTTGCCTAGAG GAAGGTTCATGTTGGGTATTCGGTAAAATCGAGTCAGTTGAGTGCCATTACGGTGAATGGTATTTTTTGGCGTGTAAGACTTGTGTTAAGAAGGTCAGAGAAGTGGATAACAAGTTTAACTGTTCTGGATGTACAAAAACTCATTCTTATGCAGTTAAAAG GTTCAAGTTTGTGGTGAATGTTGTTGATCATACCAGCAATGCATCTTTGTTATTGTGGGATAGGGAAGGCAGCCAACTGTTAGGGAGAAATGTGACTGATTTTGTAGGAAATGGTGGTCAGGTTTGTATATTAAAACACTGA